From Drosophila nasuta strain 15112-1781.00 chromosome X, ASM2355853v1, whole genome shotgun sequence, one genomic window encodes:
- the LOC132795069 gene encoding pre-mRNA-splicing factor 38B, whose protein sequence is MSAARLPYYQQQTSDQRRRSSSRGRHSSKRRSVERRRHSRSRSRSVEQRQQRRRHSREHDRDRDRHRRHHHRDSRDRSWERERDRERDRESRDYGRRSSNHYQHDTRSRSRSATPPGTTSSASASASSSAARRQMQQQQQLLQPQQGIGHNKHKQMTDPRMLPTSVPGKKDNAMSAVGAYYNLDTDEPFDKERIHREIEEKLRETLAREGKVYPPPKAEPSHPVFANDGSFMELFKKMQEEQQRPQQHQHHQHQHHQHQQQQHQRQLDAATAAAAAAAAAASAAIMMSDQPQHHHQQQQHPQYPDVASPFGILPAIAVGAASSAAAPYIAAAAAGKSAPPPPMVGRRRGGKILKTGVVAKLKTPNERDVDPKDFWSLYLAEVNKYKSNACDTDNGKRPLVK, encoded by the coding sequence atgtCTGCGGCACGATTACCGTACTATCAACAGCAGACGTCCGATCAGCgtcgccgcagcagcagccgtgGACGTCACAGCAGCAAGAGGCGCTCCGTTGAGCGTCGTCGTCACAGTCGCAGCCGCAGTCGCTCCGTAGAGCAGCGCCAACAACGTCGTCGCCACAGTCGTGAGCACGATCGTGATCGTGATCGCCACcgacgtcatcatcatcgcgaTTCACGCGATCGCTCCTGGGAGAGAGAACGggacagagagcgagacaggGAGAGCAGGGACTATGGAagacgcagcagcaaccattATCAGCACGACACGCGTAGTCGCAGTCGCTCTGCCACGCCGCCAGGCACCACTTCATCTGCCTCCGCCTCTGCCTCTTCGTCTGCTGCACGTCGCcagatgcagcagcagcaacaactgttgcaACCGCAACAAGGAATTgggcacaacaaacacaaacaaatgacTGATCCACGTATGCTGCCCACATCGGTGCCCGGCAAGAAGGACAatgccatgtccgctgtggGCGCCTATTACAATCTGGATACCGACGAACCCTTCGACAAGGAGCGCATACATCGCGAGATCGAGGAGAAATTGCGCGAGACACTTGCACGCGAGGGAAAAGTATATCCGCCGCCAAAAGCGGAGCCATCGCATCCAGTGTTTGCCAACGATGGCTCGTTTATGGAACTCTTTAAGAAGATgcaggaggagcagcagcgtccccagcagcaccagcaccaTCAGCACCAGCACCatcagcaccaacaacaacaacatcagcggCAACTGGATgcggcaacagctgctgccgccgcagccgctgcagcagcgAGCGCTGCCATCATGATGTCGGATCAACCACAACAccaccatcagcagcaacagcatccaCAATATCCTGACGTGGCATCGCCGTTTGGCATACTGCCTGCGATAGCTGTGGGCGCCgccagcagcgcagcagcgCCGTAtattgcagcagctgcagctgggaAATCGGCGCCACCGCCACCGATGGTGGGACGTCGACGTGGCGGCAAAATACTTAAGACCGGCGTGGTGGCCAAACTGAAGACGCCCAACGAACGCGACGTCGATCCAAAGGACTTTTGGTCACTCTACTTGGCCGAGGTCAATAAATACAAGAGCAATGCCTGCGACACGGACAACGGCAAGCGGCCGTTGGTCAAGTGA
- the LOC132795071 gene encoding transmembrane protein 203: MFKLSELVRWLGLTEFEILVNLCGLLVFTITLAFKIAGTFNNLFPEMMNDWFSIFSPLFFIDICNAYFCVIVGIRMYLDSDNKRKALHRFMWSTYFLVLIAIFKYLLCLKLSGKTGLEYSEVFTPIFVLLQLVAVRACQLPNSI, translated from the coding sequence ATGTTTAAGCTATCTGAGCTGGTTCGCTGGCTTGGCCTCACCGAATTCGAGATTTTGGTGAATCTTTGCGGCCTCTTGGTCTTCACAATAACGCTGGCCTTTAAAATCGCCGGCACATTCAACAATCTATTCCCGGAGATGATGAACGATTGGTTTAGCATCTTTAGTCCATTGTTTTTCATCGATATTTGCAATGCCTATTTCTGTGTTATTGTCGGCATACGAATGTATTTGGATTCGGATAACAAACGCAAGGCGTTGCATCGCTTTATGTGGAGCACATATTTCCTTGTTCTGATTGCCATCTTCAAGTATCTGTTGTGTCTCAAATTGTCGGGCAAAACGGGTCTTGAGTATAGCGAGGTCTTCACACCCATCTTTGTGCTGTTACAATTGGTTGCAGTACGCGCTTGCCAGCTGCCCAACTCTATTTAA
- the LOC132795070 gene encoding ribonuclease P protein subunit p20, with translation MMDNSNPTIERGAKPRNNNRRNYNPQRANPNHRVVRKQPPRAAATDNRHNIYITSKTDFRAQQKRCEDLLNSGAKEIYLHCMGYSITRGLNLALRLIQNSEGALSYVINTSTIKLLDELHPLCDEDDLTFRQRNNSALHIKIYNSSLFDIVVPQLPVPANLPAHDQHQPKTKQQTHRKQQQQQQKQRQQK, from the exons atgatGGACAACAGCAATCCAACAATTGAGCGCGGTGCAAAGCCTAGAAACAACAATAGAAGAAACTACAATCCCCAACGTGCCAATCCCAATCATCGTGTGGTTCGTAAACAACCTCCGCGTGCAGCTGCCACAGACAACAGgcataatatttacattaccAGCAAGACGGACTTTAGA GCACAACAGAAGCGATGCGAGGATCTGCTTAATTCGGGCGCTAAGGAAATCTATCTGCATTGCATGGGATATTCGATTACACGTGGTCTCAATTTGGCATTGCGTTTAATTCAGAACTCGGAGGGCGCTCTAAGTTACGTGATAAATACGTCCACAATTAAGCTGCTGGATGAGCTGCATCCGCTGTGTGATGAGGATGATTTAACGTTTCGTCAGCGCAACAACTCGGCGTTGCACATTAAGATCTACAACAGCAGTTTGTTCGATATTGTGGTGCCCCAATTGCCAGTGCCAGCAAATTTGCCAGCTCACGATCAACATCAGCCAAAGACAAAGCAGCAAACACAccgcaagcaacagcagcagcaacaaaagcaaagacaaCAGAAGTAA
- the LOC132795073 gene encoding LOW QUALITY PROTEIN: uncharacterized protein LOC132795073 (The sequence of the model RefSeq protein was modified relative to this genomic sequence to represent the inferred CDS: deleted 1 base in 1 codon), giving the protein MQFFMSKNKNSDKSSADIMSAYKMETAPFDPRFPNQNVTRYCYQSYVDFHRCQKKRGEDFAPCNYFKKVYKTMCPNAWVEKWDDQRESGTFPGRI; this is encoded by the exons ATGCAATTTTTCATgtctaaaaacaaaaacagcgaTAAGTCGTCAGCCGACATCATGTCCGCCTACAAGATGGAGACCGCC CCCTTCGATCCACGTTTCCCCAACCAGAACGTGACACGCTACTGCTATCAATCGTACGTGGACTTCCATCGTTGCCAGAAGAAGCGTGGCGAGGACTTCGCTCCATGCAACTACTTCAAGAAGGTCTACAAGACGATGTGCCCCAATGCCTGGGTTGAGAAGTGGGACGATCAGCGCGAGAGCGGAACATTCCCGGGTCGCATCTAA
- the LOC132795423 gene encoding beta-parvin, with translation MSTLNRPKSPHTPTTIKKGEKEDSFWDKFSTLGRKRGTREVKKVQEEGKYAIDSPGSPNQYDIPPEDYALREHEQRAVIDPQSTSDPEVQKLQKILIDWINDELAEQRIIVQQLDEDMYDGQVLHKLWEKLTGKKLDVPEVTQSEQGQHEKLNIVLKAVNHTLGFHQKIPKWSVASVHSKNIVAILHLLVALVRHFRAPVRLPENVFVTVVIAEKNAGVLNAQKFLEQITSEYDDLGMRCEKDAFDTLIDCAPDKLAVVKKSLITFVNKHLAKLNFEINDLNKDFRDGVYLCLLMGLLGGFFVPLHEFHLTPQDVDQMVNNVAFAFDLMQDVGLPKPKARPEDIVNMDLKSTLRVLYSLFTMFRDYA, from the exons ATGTCGACATTAAATCGCCCCAAATCACCACACACGCCCACCACTATTAAAAAGGGCGAAAAGGAGGATAGCTTCTGGGATAAATTCAGCACACTCGGTCGCAAACGCGGCACTCGAGAAG TCAAGAAAGTCCAGGAGGAAGGTAAATACGCCATCGACTCGCCCGGTTCTCCCAATCAGTATGATATCCCACCCGAAGATTATGCGCTGC GCGAACATGAACAACGCGCTGTTATCGATCCACAATCGACAAGTGATCCCGAGGTGCAAAAACTGCAAAAGATACTCATTGATTGGATCAACGATGAGCTGGCAGAGCAGCGCATTATCGTCCAACAGCTGGACGAAGACATGTACGATGGCCAAGTGCTGCACAAACTGTGGGAGAAATTGACAGGCAAGAAGCTGGACGTGCCCGAGGTGACTCAATCCGAGCAGGGACAGCACGAGAAGCTCAACATTGTCCTGAAGGCCGTCAATCAT ACACTCGGTTTTCATCAGAAGATACCCAAATGGTCGGTGGCCAGCGTGCACTCCAAGAACATTGTGGCTATCCTGCATTTACTGGTCGCTCTAGTGCGACACTTCCGGGCGCCCGTCCGTCTACCTGAGAATGTTTTTGTCACTGTGGTCATTGCCGAGAAGAATGCCGGTGTCCTTAATGCACA AAAATTCCTGGAGCAAATCACATCGGAATACGATGATCTGGGCATGCGTTGTGAGAAGGATGCGTTTGATACGCTGATTGATTGCGCACCCGACAAATTGGCCGTTGTCAAGAAGTCGCTCATCACGTTCGTCAATAAGCATTTGGCTAAGCTGAACTTCGAGATCAATGATTTGAATAAGGACTTTCGGGATGGCGTCTATCTGTGTCTGTTGATGGGACTGCTTGGCGGTTTCTTTGTGCCGTTGCATGAATTCCATTTAACGCCGCAGGATGTCGATCAGATGGTGAACAATGTGGCGTTCGCCTTTGATTTGATGCAGGATGTGGGACTGCCGAAGCCAAAGGCACGGCCCGAGGACATTGTCAACATGGATCTGAAGTCAACGTTGCGTGTTCTTTACAGTCTGTTCACCATGTTCAGGGATTATGCCTGA